One window of Trichomycterus rosablanca isolate fTriRos1 chromosome 2, fTriRos1.hap1, whole genome shotgun sequence genomic DNA carries:
- the fndc5b gene encoding fibronectin type III domain-containing protein 5 produces the protein MMRFIQEVNTTTRSCALWDLEADTEYIVHVQSISLSGTSPPSDPVLFRTPKESEKLASKSPDEVTMKEVGQAAQLRAGELIIIVVVLIMWAGVIALFCRQYDIIKDNEPNNNKDKAKNSSECSTPEHPTGGLLRSKV, from the exons ATGATGCGCTTCATTCAGGAAGTGAACACCACCACACGCTCCTGTGCATTGTGGGATTTGGAGGCTGACACAGAGTACATTGTACATGTGCAGTCCATCAGCCTGAGTGGCACGAGCCCCCCCAGTGACCCGGTCCTCTTCCGAACACCGAAAGAGTCAGAGAAACTGGCCTCCAAAAGCCCTG ATGAGGTGACGATGAAGGAGGTCGGCCAGGCCGCCCAGCTGAGAGCCGGAGAGCTCATCATCATCGTGGTTGTTCTGATCATGTGGGCAG GTGTGATCGCTCTGTTCTGCCGTCAGTACGACATCATCAAAGACAACGAGCCCAACAACAACAAGGACAAAGCCAAGAACTCATCAGAGTGCAGCACCCCCGAACATCCTACAGGGGGCCTACTGCGCAGCAAAGTCTAA